The following are from one region of the Mycetohabitans rhizoxinica HKI 454 genome:
- a CDS encoding Tim44 domain-containing protein, giving the protein MSRRFGAIVAAGLLVVGSFSAFDADAKRMGGGRSFGKQSQITRQATPPAQPMQGKPSQGAQGAQATRGQTPPSAAAQPKRNWMGPLAGLAAGFGLAALLSHFGLGGALASVLSNVILIALVALVGLWLFRKFANRNARPATAYAHGGFESPSGASLRQYDASAAAPSQLPATGGMGQAGVAPDGQSRVAADPSVLDVPAVPAGFDADAFIRQAKVAFVRLQAAWDAGNLDDIREFTTPEMFAEIKLDFDSRHGENRTDVVQLNADLVGVEDRGGNEYVASVRFHGLLRETQGAAAEPFAEMWNLSRNARSGEGWVLAGIQQLS; this is encoded by the coding sequence ATGAGCCGTCGGTTCGGCGCGATTGTGGCAGCCGGCCTGTTGGTCGTCGGCTCATTCAGCGCATTTGATGCTGACGCAAAGCGTATGGGCGGAGGCCGCTCGTTTGGCAAGCAGTCGCAGATCACGCGGCAGGCGACACCACCCGCGCAGCCGATGCAGGGCAAGCCGTCTCAGGGCGCACAGGGCGCGCAGGCGACCCGTGGGCAAACTCCGCCGTCCGCGGCGGCCCAGCCCAAGCGTAATTGGATGGGGCCACTCGCGGGATTGGCCGCCGGCTTTGGGCTGGCGGCGTTGTTGTCGCATTTTGGGCTCGGCGGCGCGTTGGCCAGTGTACTGAGCAACGTGATCCTGATTGCTCTGGTTGCGCTCGTCGGTCTGTGGTTGTTCCGCAAGTTCGCGAATCGCAACGCGCGGCCTGCGACCGCTTATGCGCACGGTGGCTTCGAGTCGCCTTCCGGCGCGTCACTGCGGCAATATGACGCATCAGCGGCTGCACCGTCACAGTTGCCTGCCACGGGCGGCATGGGTCAGGCGGGCGTCGCGCCCGATGGCCAGTCCCGCGTTGCCGCGGATCCCAGTGTGCTTGACGTCCCCGCAGTGCCAGCCGGCTTCGACGCCGACGCATTCATTCGCCAGGCAAAGGTGGCGTTCGTGCGGCTGCAGGCAGCCTGGGACGCCGGCAATCTCGACGATATCCGTGAGTTCACGACACCCGAAATGTTTGCCGAGATTAAGCTGGATTTCGATTCGCGCCACGGTGAAAACCGCACCGATGTGGTGCAGCTGAATGCCGATCTGGTCGGCGTCGAGGATCGTGGCGGCAACGAGTACGTGGCGTCAGTGCGCTTCCATGGTCTGCTGCGCGAGACCCAGGGTGCTGCGGCCGAGCCGTTCGCCGAAATGTGGAACTTGAGCCGCAACGCGCGCAGCGGCGAAGGCTGGGTGCTAGCCGGCATCCAGCAACTGTCCTGA
- a CDS encoding FmdB family zinc ribbon protein: MPIYAYRCESCGFEKDVLQKLSDAPLSQCPKCGRETLRKQVTAAGFQLKGSGWYVTDFRGGNPGGHNKSGGGEGDAKAAPVAKETGSADGAASAGASTSGASTAPAVTGSAAPSSNAGTSA, translated from the coding sequence ATGCCGATCTATGCATATCGTTGCGAGTCCTGCGGCTTTGAGAAAGACGTGTTGCAAAAACTCAGCGATGCACCGCTGAGCCAGTGTCCCAAGTGCGGCCGCGAGACGTTGCGCAAGCAGGTCACCGCGGCGGGGTTCCAGTTGAAGGGCTCCGGCTGGTACGTGACCGATTTCCGTGGTGGTAACCCGGGCGGCCATAATAAGTCCGGGGGCGGGGAAGGCGACGCGAAGGCGGCGCCTGTCGCGAAGGAGACGGGCAGCGCGGACGGCGCGGCCAGCGCTGGTGCATCCACGTCCGGTGCGTCCACCGCGCCGGCTGTGACAGGCAGCGCGGCGCCGTCGTCCAACGCGGGCACGTCTGCCTGA
- a CDS encoding DUF3683 domain-containing protein, whose protein sequence is MNAPQAFDPHGAAAAVALDTESRLREIPYNYTSFSDREIVIRLLGDDAWPMLDELRAERRTGRSARMLYEVLGDIWVVHRNPYLQDDLLDNPKRRAMLIDALNHRLNEIDKRRHADLREHGDDAGHGRAARVGSLVTAARGAVDAFATQFEQIAALRRRAKRELRRWTEKDNIRFDGLSRVSHVTDATDWRVEYPFVVLTPDTEAEIAGLVKACFELGLTVIPRGGGTGYTGGAVPLTPFSAVINTEKLEQLGPVELTELPGVSGKVATIFSGAGVVTRRVTQAAEQAGYVFAVDPTSLDASCIGGNIAMNAGGKKAVLWGTALDNLAWWRMVDPDGNWLEVTRVGHNLGKIHDVPSATFELRWYDGSAAPGERLLRSETLTIEGRRFRKAGLGKDVTDKFLAGLPGVQKEGCDGLITSARWVLHKMPAHTRTVCLEFFGQARDAIPSIVEIKAHLFATAKAGGAILAGLEHLDERYLRAVGYATKSKRNTLPKMVLIGDIVGDDADRVAEAASEVVRMANGKSGEGFVAVSAEARKRFWLDRSRTAAIAKHTNAFKINEDVVIPLDRMGEYTDGIERINIELSLKNKLQLVDALEAFFAAGNLPLGKSDDANEIPSAEWLEDRVAQALALLRQVRARWQYVRDNLDAPLAQARQRLLELGCEALAEKFAHRLDVQPDASVFDLAQDRTIRISWKREIRAELRQIFNGGAFKPILDEAQAVHKQVLRGRVFVALHMHAGDGNVHTNIPVNSDNYEMLQDAHTAVARIMALARSLDGVISGEHGIGITKLEFLTDAEIAEFRAYKQKIDPQGRFNKGKLLEGADLRNAYTPSFGLMGYESLIMQQSDIGAIADSVKDCLRCGKCKPVCATHVPRANLLYSPRNKILATSLLVEAFLYEEQTRRGVSIKHWDEFNDVADHCTVCHKCVTPCPVKIDFGDVTMNMRNLLRKMGKKQFNPGQAAGMFFLNATHPQTIRAARLVMMDIGYKAQRVASDVLKALGRKQTQRPPATTGRPTAVEQVIHFVNKKMPGNLPKKTARALLDIEDNKVVPIIRNPKTTTVDTEAVFYFPGCGSERLFSQVGLATQAMLWEAGVQTVLPPGYLCCGYPQRGAGQYDKAEKIVTDNRVLFHRVANTLNYLDIKTVVVSCGTCYDQLAGYEFDKIFPGCRIIDIHEFLLEKGLKLDGVSGVRYMYHDPCHTPIKTVDPVKLVNELVGSQKQGYRIEKNDRCCGESGTLAVTRPDVSTQVRFRKEEEIRKGAAQLRDIPIAAAPPGAGAPADVPAGLVTGGGAHAPRAAFDGDVKILTSCPSCLQGLSRYNEDAGIEADYIVVEMARHMLGENWMADYVQRANSGGIERVLV, encoded by the coding sequence ATGAACGCACCTCAAGCCTTCGATCCTCATGGCGCGGCTGCCGCCGTCGCGCTGGATACCGAGTCGCGCTTGCGCGAGATTCCCTACAACTACACGTCGTTTTCCGACCGTGAGATCGTCATCCGCCTGCTTGGCGACGATGCGTGGCCCATGCTGGACGAGTTGCGTGCCGAGCGGCGCACCGGACGTTCGGCACGGATGCTGTACGAAGTACTCGGCGACATTTGGGTCGTGCACCGTAATCCGTACTTGCAGGACGATCTGTTGGACAACCCGAAGCGCCGCGCGATGCTCATCGACGCGCTGAACCATCGGCTCAACGAGATCGACAAGCGCCGGCATGCCGATCTGCGTGAGCACGGCGACGACGCGGGCCATGGACGCGCGGCCCGCGTTGGCTCGCTGGTCACGGCCGCGCGCGGCGCGGTGGACGCGTTCGCGACGCAGTTCGAGCAGATTGCCGCGCTGCGACGCCGTGCGAAGCGCGAGCTGCGGCGCTGGACCGAAAAGGACAACATCCGCTTCGACGGGCTCTCGCGCGTGTCGCACGTGACCGATGCGACCGATTGGCGCGTCGAGTATCCGTTCGTCGTGCTGACGCCGGACACCGAAGCGGAAATCGCTGGCTTGGTGAAAGCTTGCTTCGAGTTGGGTCTGACGGTGATCCCGCGCGGCGGCGGCACAGGTTATACCGGCGGAGCGGTGCCGCTGACACCGTTTTCCGCCGTCATCAATACCGAGAAGCTCGAGCAACTTGGCCCGGTCGAGCTGACCGAACTGCCGGGTGTGTCAGGCAAGGTCGCGACGATCTTCTCTGGGGCCGGCGTCGTGACGCGGCGCGTCACGCAGGCCGCCGAGCAGGCCGGGTATGTGTTTGCCGTGGATCCGACTTCACTCGACGCATCGTGCATCGGCGGTAACATCGCGATGAACGCCGGCGGCAAGAAGGCCGTGCTGTGGGGGACTGCGCTGGACAATCTCGCGTGGTGGCGGATGGTCGACCCGGATGGCAACTGGCTCGAGGTCACGCGCGTCGGCCATAACCTGGGCAAGATCCACGACGTACCGAGCGCCACTTTCGAGCTGCGCTGGTATGACGGCAGCGCGGCGCCCGGCGAAAGATTGTTGCGCAGCGAGACGCTGACTATCGAGGGCCGGCGCTTTCGCAAGGCGGGGCTGGGCAAGGATGTGACCGACAAGTTCCTCGCGGGTCTGCCCGGCGTGCAGAAAGAAGGCTGCGATGGACTGATCACGTCGGCGCGTTGGGTGCTGCACAAGATGCCGGCTCATACGCGCACCGTCTGCCTAGAGTTCTTCGGCCAGGCGCGCGACGCGATCCCGAGCATCGTCGAGATCAAGGCGCACTTGTTCGCGACCGCGAAGGCGGGCGGCGCAATCCTGGCTGGGCTGGAGCACTTGGACGAGCGCTATCTGCGCGCCGTCGGCTACGCGACCAAATCCAAGCGCAATACATTGCCGAAAATGGTGTTGATCGGCGACATCGTCGGTGACGATGCGGACCGGGTCGCCGAGGCGGCATCGGAAGTCGTGCGCATGGCCAACGGCAAGAGCGGCGAGGGGTTTGTCGCGGTCTCGGCCGAGGCGCGCAAGCGCTTTTGGCTGGACCGGTCGCGCACGGCGGCGATTGCCAAGCATACCAACGCGTTCAAAATCAACGAAGACGTCGTGATTCCGCTGGACCGGATGGGCGAGTACACCGACGGCATCGAGCGGATCAACATCGAGCTATCGCTGAAGAACAAGCTGCAACTGGTGGATGCGCTCGAGGCGTTCTTCGCCGCGGGCAATCTGCCGCTGGGCAAGAGCGATGACGCGAACGAGATTCCCAGCGCGGAGTGGCTGGAGGACCGTGTCGCGCAGGCGCTGGCGTTGCTGCGCCAAGTCCGCGCCCGTTGGCAGTATGTGCGCGACAATCTCGACGCGCCGCTCGCACAGGCGCGCCAGCGGCTGCTCGAGCTGGGCTGCGAGGCGTTGGCCGAGAAATTCGCGCACCGGCTCGATGTGCAGCCCGACGCGAGTGTGTTCGATCTCGCACAGGACCGCACGATCCGGATCTCGTGGAAGCGGGAGATCCGCGCCGAACTGCGGCAGATCTTCAACGGTGGGGCGTTCAAGCCGATCCTGGACGAGGCGCAGGCAGTACACAAGCAGGTGCTGCGCGGCCGCGTGTTCGTCGCATTGCACATGCATGCCGGCGATGGCAACGTGCATACGAATATCCCGGTGAACTCGGACAACTACGAGATGCTGCAGGACGCGCACACGGCAGTGGCGCGGATTATGGCGCTGGCCCGATCACTGGACGGCGTGATCTCTGGCGAGCACGGCATCGGCATTACGAAGCTGGAGTTTCTGACCGACGCGGAGATCGCTGAATTTCGCGCGTATAAGCAGAAGATCGACCCGCAGGGCCGCTTCAACAAGGGCAAGCTGCTGGAAGGCGCGGATCTGCGCAATGCGTATACGCCGAGTTTCGGGTTAATGGGCTATGAGTCGCTGATCATGCAGCAGTCCGATATCGGCGCGATCGCCGATTCGGTCAAGGATTGCTTGCGCTGCGGCAAATGCAAGCCGGTGTGTGCGACGCACGTGCCGCGCGCGAACCTGCTGTATAGCCCGCGCAACAAGATCTTGGCGACCTCGCTGCTGGTCGAGGCGTTCCTGTATGAGGAGCAGACGCGGCGCGGCGTGTCGATCAAGCATTGGGACGAGTTCAATGACGTGGCGGACCACTGCACCGTATGTCATAAGTGTGTGACGCCGTGCCCGGTCAAGATCGACTTCGGCGACGTGACGATGAACATGCGCAACCTGCTGCGCAAGATGGGCAAGAAGCAATTCAATCCCGGGCAGGCTGCGGGCATGTTCTTCCTGAACGCGACCCATCCGCAGACGATCCGCGCCGCGCGCTTGGTGATGATGGACATCGGCTACAAGGCGCAGCGCGTGGCCAGCGACGTACTCAAGGCGCTCGGACGCAAGCAAACGCAGCGCCCGCCGGCGACCACCGGTCGCCCCACGGCGGTCGAACAGGTGATCCACTTCGTGAACAAGAAGATGCCGGGCAATCTGCCGAAGAAGACGGCGCGCGCGTTGCTCGACATCGAGGACAACAAGGTGGTGCCAATCATCCGCAATCCGAAGACCACGACAGTGGACACGGAGGCGGTGTTCTACTTCCCCGGTTGCGGCTCGGAACGTTTGTTCTCGCAGGTCGGGTTGGCCACGCAGGCGATGCTGTGGGAGGCGGGCGTGCAGACCGTGCTGCCGCCAGGATACCTGTGCTGCGGTTACCCGCAACGCGGTGCTGGGCAGTACGATAAGGCCGAGAAGATTGTCACGGACAATCGCGTGCTGTTCCACCGGGTCGCGAACACGTTGAACTACCTGGACATCAAGACGGTCGTCGTCTCGTGCGGGACCTGCTACGACCAGCTCGCCGGCTATGAATTCGACAAGATATTCCCCGGCTGCCGCATCATTGATATCCATGAGTTCCTGTTGGAGAAGGGCCTCAAGCTGGATGGTGTGTCCGGCGTGCGCTACATGTATCACGACCCGTGCCATACGCCGATCAAGACCGTGGACCCGGTGAAGCTGGTCAACGAGCTGGTCGGCAGCCAGAAGCAGGGCTACCGGATTGAGAAGAACGATCGCTGCTGCGGCGAATCGGGCACGCTCGCGGTCACGCGTCCGGACGTGTCCACGCAAGTGCGCTTTCGCAAAGAGGAGGAAATCCGCAAGGGGGCGGCCCAATTGCGCGATATTCCGATTGCGGCAGCGCCACCCGGCGCTGGCGCGCCAGCCGATGTGCCCGCCGGGCTCGTGACGGGCGGCGGTGCGCACGCGCCGCGCGCCGCGTTCGACGGCGACGTGAAGATCCTGACCAGCTGCCCGTCGTGCCTACAGGGATTGTCGCGCTATAACGAGGACGCCGGCATCGAAGCGGACTACATCGTCGTGGAGATGGCCCGCCATATGCTCGGCGAAAACTGGATGGCCGACTACGTGCAACGGGCAAACAGCGGCGGCATTGAACGGGTGCTCGTATGA
- the ubiB gene encoding ubiquinone biosynthesis regulatory protein kinase UbiB — MRILRFFKILFTVYRFGLDEVMLGHIADWRVKLLVRVMTFGRPNRIPRAQRLRLALESLGPIFVKFGQVLSTRRDLLPVDIATELAKLQDQVPPFDSAVAIALIEKSLGKPVDVLFDEFERVPVASASIAQVHFARLRSGAHAGKPVAIKVLRPGMLPVIDSDLALLRDIARWTERLWADGKRLRPREVVAEFDKYLHDELDLMREAANASQLRRNFAGLDLLLVPEMYWEYCTSTVIVMERMIGVPISQVDTLRSAGVDIPKLARQGVEIFFTQVFRDGFFHADMHPGNIQVSLDPDHFGRYIALDFGIIGALSDFDKNYLAQNFLAFFKRDYHRVATLHLESGWVPPHTRVEELESAIRAVCEPYFDRALKDISLGQVLMRLFSTSRRFNVEIQPQLVLLQKTMLNVEGLGRALDPELDLWKTAKPYLERWMNDQIGWRGWVERLKIESPQWSKTLPQIPRLVHHLLSRHHDQPPRATEDLMRRILAEQRRTNRLLQGLLVFGVAVGAGTLLAHFWLASVGGI; from the coding sequence ATGCGAATCCTGCGCTTTTTCAAAATACTATTTACGGTCTATCGCTTCGGGCTCGACGAAGTGATGCTAGGACACATTGCCGACTGGCGCGTGAAGCTGCTGGTGCGCGTGATGACGTTCGGCCGTCCGAACCGGATTCCGCGCGCGCAGCGGTTGCGCCTGGCGCTGGAAAGCCTCGGGCCGATCTTCGTGAAGTTTGGCCAGGTCCTGTCCACCCGGCGCGACCTGTTGCCGGTGGATATTGCGACCGAGCTGGCGAAGCTGCAGGACCAGGTCCCGCCATTCGATTCTGCGGTGGCGATCGCGTTGATCGAGAAGTCGCTGGGCAAGCCGGTTGATGTGCTGTTCGACGAGTTCGAACGGGTGCCGGTGGCCAGCGCTTCGATCGCGCAGGTGCACTTCGCGCGCTTGAGGAGCGGCGCGCACGCCGGCAAGCCCGTGGCGATCAAGGTGCTGCGTCCAGGCATGCTGCCGGTGATCGACTCCGATCTCGCGCTGTTGCGCGACATCGCGCGCTGGACCGAGCGGCTGTGGGCCGACGGCAAGCGGCTGCGGCCCCGCGAGGTGGTGGCGGAGTTCGACAAGTACCTGCACGACGAGTTGGATCTGATGCGCGAGGCGGCGAACGCGAGCCAGCTGCGCCGCAACTTTGCCGGACTGGACCTGCTGCTGGTGCCGGAGATGTACTGGGAGTATTGCACGTCGACGGTGATCGTGATGGAGCGGATGATCGGCGTGCCGATCAGCCAGGTGGACACGCTGCGCTCGGCCGGCGTTGACATCCCGAAGCTTGCGCGGCAAGGCGTGGAGATCTTCTTTACCCAGGTGTTTCGCGACGGGTTCTTCCATGCGGACATGCACCCCGGCAACATCCAAGTGAGCTTGGACCCGGACCATTTCGGTCGCTATATCGCGCTGGATTTCGGGATCATCGGCGCGTTGTCGGATTTCGACAAGAACTATCTGGCGCAGAATTTCCTTGCGTTTTTCAAACGCGACTACCACCGGGTCGCGACGTTGCACCTGGAATCCGGATGGGTGCCGCCGCACACGCGGGTCGAGGAGCTGGAGAGCGCGATCCGCGCGGTGTGCGAGCCGTACTTCGACCGCGCGCTGAAGGACATTTCGCTCGGCCAGGTGCTGATGCGACTGTTTTCGACATCGCGGCGCTTCAACGTCGAGATCCAGCCGCAATTGGTGCTGCTGCAAAAGACGATGCTCAACGTCGAGGGCCTGGGTCGCGCGCTTGATCCGGAACTCGATCTGTGGAAGACGGCCAAGCCGTATCTCGAGCGCTGGATGAACGACCAGATTGGCTGGCGCGGTTGGGTCGAACGGCTAAAGATCGAATCGCCGCAGTGGAGCAAGACGCTGCCGCAGATACCGCGCCTGGTCCATCATTTGCTGTCCCGACATCATGATCAGCCGCCGCGTGCGACCGAGGATCTGATGCGGCGGATACTAGCCGAGCAGCGACGGACCAACCGTTTGCTGCAAGGGCTGCTGGTATTCGGGGTGGCGGTCGGCGCCGGCACGTTGCTGGCCCACTTCTGGCTGGCGTCCGTAGGCGGTATCTAG
- the ubiE gene encoding bifunctional demethylmenaquinone methyltransferase/2-methoxy-6-polyprenyl-1,4-benzoquinol methylase UbiE codes for MTKTHFGYQTVDESEKAHKVAGVFHSVASRYDVMNDLMSGGLHRMWKAFTIAQAGVRPGYRVLDLAGGTGDLAKAFARQAGPSGQVWHTDINESMLRVGRDRLLDQGIITPTLLCDAEKIPFPDHYFDVVSVAFGLRNMTHKEVALAEMRRVLKPGGRLLVLEFSKVWQPLKKLYDVYSFKVLPWLGEKVARDPDSYRYLAESIRLHPDQDTLKTMMEQAGLDAVKYYNLSGGVVALHAATKY; via the coding sequence ATGACGAAGACCCATTTCGGTTATCAGACCGTCGATGAGAGCGAGAAGGCGCATAAGGTCGCCGGAGTATTCCATTCTGTGGCCTCCCGCTACGACGTGATGAATGACCTGATGTCGGGCGGACTGCACCGCATGTGGAAAGCCTTCACCATCGCTCAGGCCGGGGTGCGTCCCGGCTATCGCGTGCTGGATTTGGCGGGCGGCACGGGTGACCTGGCCAAAGCGTTTGCCCGGCAGGCCGGACCGTCCGGGCAGGTATGGCATACCGACATCAACGAGTCGATGCTGCGCGTGGGGCGCGACCGCTTGCTCGATCAGGGCATCATCACGCCGACGCTATTGTGCGATGCGGAAAAAATTCCGTTTCCTGACCATTACTTCGACGTGGTGAGTGTCGCGTTCGGGCTGCGCAACATGACCCACAAGGAGGTCGCGCTCGCCGAGATGCGCCGCGTGCTCAAGCCTGGCGGCCGGCTATTGGTGCTGGAGTTCTCCAAAGTGTGGCAACCGCTGAAGAAACTCTACGATGTGTATTCATTCAAGGTGCTGCCGTGGCTTGGCGAGAAAGTGGCGCGCGATCCCGACAGCTATCGGTACCTGGCCGAGTCGATTCGGCTACACCCGGATCAGGACACGCTGAAAACAATGATGGAACAAGCTGGACTAGACGCCGTCAAATATTACAATCTGTCAGGTGGCGTCGTGGCACTGCATGCCGCCACCAAATACTAG
- a CDS encoding gamma-butyrobetaine hydroxylase-like domain-containing protein gives MAGLSPDTPVPTGIVVHSASRVLELRYADGACYRLPFEYLRVWSPSAEVRGHGPGQETLQTGKRDVTIVSIEPVGHYALQPTFSDGHNSGIYSWDLLYDLATRQAEYWQAYLDKLAAAGVDRDAPMGEASRARDGHRH, from the coding sequence ATGGCAGGTTTATCTCCCGATACGCCGGTGCCAACCGGCATCGTCGTGCATTCGGCATCGCGCGTGCTAGAACTGCGCTATGCGGACGGTGCATGCTACAGGCTGCCTTTCGAGTACCTGCGGGTGTGGTCCCCGTCGGCCGAGGTGCGCGGGCACGGCCCGGGCCAGGAAACGCTGCAGACCGGCAAGCGCGACGTGACGATCGTGTCAATCGAGCCAGTCGGCCACTATGCGTTGCAGCCGACGTTCTCCGATGGGCACAATTCCGGCATCTATTCGTGGGATCTGCTGTACGATCTTGCGACCCGGCAGGCCGAATACTGGCAAGCCTATCTCGACAAGCTGGCGGCCGCCGGCGTGGACCGCGACGCGCCGATGGGCGAGGCGTCGCGCGCGCGCGACGGCCACCGCCATTGA
- a CDS encoding DUF502 domain-containing protein: MKIKTTKKKLKNVFLTGLLVLVPLAITLWVLGLIIGTMDQTLLLLPEAWQPERLFGFRLPGLGAVLTLAFVFAVGLLTQNLIGQTLVNWWEKLLAHIPVVGPLYTSVKQVSDTLLSSSGNAFRKALLIEYPRKGSYTIGFLTGIPGGDVANHLSGDHVSVYVPTTPNPTSGFFLMVPRNEVVELDMTVDAALKYIVSMGVVAPVASPVPDVAPPRRPIEPLL, from the coding sequence ATGAAAATCAAGACGACCAAGAAGAAGCTGAAGAACGTATTCCTGACCGGGCTGCTGGTGCTTGTGCCGCTGGCGATTACCCTGTGGGTGCTAGGGCTGATCATCGGCACGATGGACCAGACGCTGCTGTTGCTGCCCGAGGCGTGGCAGCCGGAGCGCCTGTTCGGCTTCCGCCTGCCCGGCCTGGGTGCGGTGTTGACGCTTGCGTTCGTTTTCGCGGTCGGCCTCTTGACTCAGAACTTGATCGGGCAGACGCTTGTCAACTGGTGGGAAAAGCTACTGGCCCATATTCCCGTCGTGGGCCCGTTGTACACGAGTGTCAAGCAGGTATCTGACACGCTGTTGTCGTCCAGCGGCAATGCGTTTCGCAAGGCGTTGCTGATCGAATATCCGCGCAAGGGCTCGTACACGATTGGTTTTCTGACCGGAATCCCAGGCGGCGACGTCGCCAACCACTTGAGCGGCGATCATGTCAGCGTCTATGTGCCGACCACGCCGAACCCGACATCGGGCTTCTTCCTCATGGTGCCGAGAAACGAGGTGGTGGAGCTGGACATGACGGTGGACGCCGCGCTGAAGTACATCGTGTCAATGGGCGTGGTGGCCCCGGTCGCCTCGCCGGTGCCGGACGTCGCGCCGCCGCGCCGCCCCATCGAGCCGCTGCTCTGA
- a CDS encoding HIT family protein, whose product MNAGTPGSADATARDVTSCIFCAQQEGVVWWRDAWLRVIEARDEPDYPGFCRLVWNAHVTEFSELSDGERAHLMRALAAVERALRATLNPDKINIASLGNMVAHQHWHVIPRFADDPHFPAPVWAARRREPCARQHAARVAAAAGVGAAVRDALQRELG is encoded by the coding sequence ATGAACGCCGGCACGCCTGGGTCAGCCGACGCCACGGCGCGCGACGTGACGTCGTGTATATTCTGTGCGCAGCAGGAGGGCGTCGTATGGTGGCGCGACGCGTGGCTGCGGGTGATCGAGGCGCGCGACGAGCCGGACTATCCGGGATTTTGCCGGCTCGTGTGGAACGCGCACGTCACCGAGTTCAGCGAGCTGTCGGATGGTGAGCGCGCGCACCTGATGCGTGCGCTGGCCGCGGTCGAGCGCGCATTGCGCGCGACGTTGAATCCGGACAAGATCAATATTGCGAGCCTGGGTAACATGGTCGCTCATCAGCACTGGCACGTGATCCCGCGCTTTGCCGACGATCCGCACTTTCCGGCACCCGTGTGGGCTGCCCGGCGCCGCGAGCCGTGCGCGCGGCAGCATGCCGCACGCGTTGCGGCGGCGGCTGGCGTCGGCGCCGCAGTGCGTGACGCGTTGCAGCGCGAATTAGGCTGA
- a CDS encoding SCP2 domain-containing protein, with translation MTIAAKSFVALVNYLLIREAWARERLLPYAGKTARLMLSPLVLELAVQGDGTVAVLQRPPAGAAAPAPAAPGGSRNVRAEVLHAARDDASAPHAPMPPPVDVTITVPPSALSVLAAGGQAAILKHVRIEGDAEFAATIAKLAEHLRWDAEEDLARLVGDVPAHRMASVARAVSAYARRAGRGWVGSLTEYLLDEDPQLVRRARFEQFGDELARARDTLARVEKRIERAERSVATRPGAAALSTGARSRSADDLH, from the coding sequence ATGACCATTGCCGCCAAGTCCTTCGTTGCCCTCGTCAACTATTTATTGATCCGCGAAGCGTGGGCGCGCGAGCGCCTGCTCCCGTACGCGGGGAAAACCGCAAGGCTGATGTTGTCTCCGCTCGTGCTCGAGTTGGCCGTGCAGGGTGATGGCACGGTCGCCGTGCTACAGCGACCGCCCGCCGGCGCCGCTGCGCCGGCACCGGCCGCGCCCGGCGGGTCGCGCAACGTGCGGGCCGAGGTGCTGCACGCGGCGCGGGACGACGCGTCGGCACCGCACGCGCCCATGCCCCCGCCGGTCGACGTGACGATCACGGTGCCGCCGTCGGCGTTGTCCGTGCTCGCTGCAGGTGGACAGGCGGCGATCCTGAAGCACGTGCGGATCGAGGGTGACGCGGAATTTGCGGCGACGATCGCGAAGCTCGCGGAGCATTTGCGCTGGGATGCCGAGGAGGACCTCGCGCGTCTGGTCGGTGATGTGCCCGCGCACCGCATGGCGTCGGTGGCGCGAGCCGTCTCGGCCTACGCGCGCCGCGCTGGGCGGGGTTGGGTCGGTTCGCTGACCGAATACCTGCTGGACGAGGATCCGCAACTGGTGCGCCGCGCACGGTTTGAGCAATTCGGCGATGAGCTTGCGCGCGCGCGCGACACGCTGGCCCGGGTTGAGAAGCGCATCGAGCGCGCCGAGCGCAGCGTCGCGACGCGCCCGGGCGCCGCCGCGTTATCCACGGGGGCACGCTCCCGTTCGGCCGACGACCTGCACTGA